One stretch of Mangifera indica cultivar Alphonso chromosome 9, CATAS_Mindica_2.1, whole genome shotgun sequence DNA includes these proteins:
- the LOC123225128 gene encoding mitochondrial uncoupling protein 2, with protein MSDLKLRPEISFTETFFCSAFAACFAEMCTIPLDTAKVRLQLQKKTVSEDGVSVSKYRGLLGTVATIAREEGLSALWKGIIAGLHRQCIYGGLRVGLYDPVKTFLVGSDFVGDIPLYHKIFAAFLTGAIAIAVANPTDLVKVRLQAEGKLPSGLPRRYYGTLDAYYTIVRQEGLAALWTGLGPNIARNALINAAELASYDQVKQTILKIPGFMDNVFTHLLAGLVAGFFAVCIGSPMDVVKSRMMGDSGYKNTLDCFIKTLKNEGFSAFYKGFLPNFGRLGSWNVIMFLTLEQAKKVFIRDVFSD; from the exons ATGTCAGATCTCAAGCTCAGGCCTGAGATCTCGTTCACTGAAACCTTCTTCTGCAGCGCTTTTGCTGCTTGTTTCGCTGAG ATGTGTACCATACCTTTGGACACAGCTAAAGTCCGCCTTCAGCTCCAAAAGAAAACGGTTAGTGAAGATGGTGTTAGTGTGTCTAAGTATAGAGGTTTGTTGGGTACAGTTGCTACTATTGCGAGGGAAGAGGGTTTGTCCGCTCTATGGAAAGGGATTATAGCAGGGTTACATCGCCAGTGTATTTATGGAGGCTTAAGAGTTGGATTATATGATCCT GTCAAAACTTTTCTAGTTGGCAGTGATTTTGTTGGAGATATTCCTTTATACCATAAAATATTTGCAGCTTTCCTGACTG GTGCTATAGCAATTGCAGTGGCTAATCCAACTGATCTTGTTAAAGTTCGACTTCAAGCTGAAGGGAAATTACCATCTGGATTGCCCAGGCGTTATTATGGAACTTTGGATGCCTATTACACTAtagtgagacag GAAGGACTGGCAGCACTGTGGACTGGACTTGGACCTAATATAGCACGAAATGCTCTTATAAATGCTGCTGAGCTAGCCAGTTATGATCAAGTAAAGCAG acaattttgaaaattccaGGGTTCATGGACAATGTTTTTACTCATCTTCTAGCAGGCCTTGTTGCAGGCTTTTTTGCTGTCTGTATTGGTTCACCTATGGATGTG GTGAAATCTAGAATGATGGGAGATTCAGGCTACAAAAATACTCTTGATTGTTTCATCAAGACCTTGAAGAATGAG GGATTTTCTGCCTTCTATAAGGGGTTTCTCCCTAATTTTGGTCGGCTGGGGTCTTGGAATGTGATCATGTTTCTGACTCTTGAGCAA GCTAAGAAAGTTTTCATCCGGGATGTTTTTTCTGACTGA
- the LOC123225175 gene encoding protein GRAVITROPIC IN THE LIGHT 1, whose product MAAKVCNFSDLIERVAASCLLHPLANARQDLQNIDDDEEEQHYEYKSEEEEEEEEEKRERGVENVREGTVVSVERVIELETIMSEVFEAFSAMKKAYISLQGAHCPWDPERMRVADVAIVGEMRRVSVLRERWFRRRRSGGGGGGGRGMVREVVAPYEAAVEDLKKEVKAREIEVENLKAKLKNVTSNLSSSKKGKSLRKVNYISQAPQVVAAPAPELFEATMSLVKEASKSFTLMLLSLMRAAHWDIAAAVRSIEAASANGPESATIGTSSVMATHQAKYALESYISRKIFQGFDHETFYMDGSLSSLINPDQYRRDCYTQFNDMKAMDPVELLGILPTCNFGKFCCKKYLAVVHPKMEESLFGDLEQHRQVLSGNHPRSQFYGEFLRLAKTIWLLHLLAFSLDPAPCQFEASRGGEFHPQYMVSVVKLCGGKPPPGQIVGFPVSPGFKLGNGTVIKARVYLVSRS is encoded by the exons ATGGCAGCCAAGGTCTGTAATTTCTCCGATCTGATAGAAAGAGTGGCAGCTTCATGCTTGCTTCACCCTCTTGCCAATGCTCGACAAGACCTCCAAAACATTGATGACGATGAAGAAGAACAACACTACGAGTATAAGtctgaggaagaagaagaagaagaagaagaaaagagagagcgAGGAGTCGAAAATGTGAGAGAGGGAACAGTTGTAAGTGTAGAGCGGGTGATAGAACTGGAGACGATAATGAGTGAGGTGTTTGAAGCGTTTTCAGCTATGAAGAAAGCGTATATTAGCTTGCAGGGGGCGCATTGCCCGTGGGACCCGGAGAGGATGAGGGTAGCTGACGTGGCAATCGTGGGGGAGATGAGGAGAGTTAGCGTGTTGAGAGAGAGGTGGTTTAGGAGGAGGAGGAGCGGCGGCGGCGGTGGTGGTGGACGAGGGATGGTGAGAGAAGTGGTGGCGCCGTACGAGGCGGCAGTGGAGGACTTGAAGAAGGAAGTGAAGGCTAGAGAAATCGAAGTTGAGAACTTGAAGGCGAAGCTGAAGAATGTCACCAGCAATCTTAGCAGTAGCAAAAAAGGGAAGTCTCTTAGGAAAGTCAACTACATCAGTCAAGCTCCTCAAG TTGTAGCAGCACCAGCACCAGAGCTGTTTGAAGCAACAATGAGCCTTGTGAAAGAGGCATCAAAATCTTTCACTTTGATGCTCCTCTCGCTTATGCGAGCCGCGCATTGGGACATAGCTGCGGCTGTGCGTTCCATTGAAGCTGCCTCTGCCAACGGCCCTGAATCCGCCACCATCGGTACTAGCTCCGTCATGGCAACCCACCAGGCCAAGTATGCTCTTGAGTCCTACATTTCGCGCAAAATCTTCCAGGGGTTTGATCATGAGACATTCTACATGGACGGCAGCCTTTCTTCGCTTATCAATCCGGATCAGTATCGTCGTGATTGCTACACCCAATTCAATGACATGAAGGCTATGGACCCTGTTGAGCTTCTAGGAATCTTGCCGACATGTAATTTTGGTAAATTCTGCTGCAAGAAGTATCTTGCTGTGGTCCATCCCAAAATGGAGGAGTCCCTGTTCGGAGACTTGGAGCAGCACCGCCAAGTGTTGTCTGGAAACCACCCAAGGAGTCAGTTTTATGGTGAGTTTTTGAGACTGGCCAAGACAATTTGGTTGCTTCACTTGCTGGCATTTTCACTTGACCCGGCACCTTGTCAGTTTGAAGCAAGCAGGGGAGGAGAGTTTCATCCACAGTACATGGTAAGTGTTGTCAAATTGTGTGGTGGCAAGCCACCTCCGGGACAGATTGTGGGGTTTCCAGTGAGCCCTGGCTTCAAGCTTGGAAATGGAACAGTGATCAAGGCTAGAGTTTACCTGGTATCAAGAAGTTGA
- the LOC123226574 gene encoding uncharacterized protein LOC123226574, with the protein MHQTAEIFFREANLTFDPRIPTAIDLPEGFLHEWWSFFYDVYISRQLKDCSSEESPSNMDEQMTEAMQQIDPSLSEQYLMNEQTISDLLASADSGFDTGVNAMESMTFPLIGAEQIPFDIQSLLHEEDVLTSTPLLNLPGNLVNLTAQEVDYSVLAAARQANTPSEESARDSMNTYDSIIVNTSLLGEADTTLEGSLTKQHSSDDNVKSASSYANGVKGNARADSSKFL; encoded by the exons atgcatCAAACGGCAGAGATTTTTTTCAGGGAGGCCAATCTTACATTTGATCCTCGTATTCCTACTG cAATAGATCTTCCTGAAGGGTTTTTGCATGAGTGGTGGTCATTTTTCTATGACGTGTATATATCACGGCAGCTGAAGGATTGCAGTTCCGAGGAGAGTCCGTCAAATATG GATGAGCAAATGACTGAAGCTATGCAACAAATTGATCCTTCTCTGTCAGAACAGTATCTAATGAATGAACAAACAATTTCTGACTTGCTGGCCAGTGCTGATTCTG GGTTTGACACTGGGGTCAATGCAATGGAATCAATGACTTTCCCTTTAATA GGAGCAGAGCAAATTCCCTTTGACATACAATCATTGTTGCATGAGGAAGATGTATTGACATCCACACCATTGTTGAATCTTCCTGGAAACCTTGTCAATTTAACTGCTCAAGAAGTAGACTATTCAGTTCTTGCAGCAGCAAGACAAGCTAATACTCCATCGGAAGAG AGTGCCAGAGATAGCATGAACACATATGACTCCATAATTGTAAACACCAGTCTTCTAGGAGAAGCTGATACTACTTTGGAAGGTTCCTTAACAAAACAGCATTCCTCAGATGATAATGTCAAATCAGCTTCTTCATATGCTAATGGTGTCAAGGGCAATGCACGTGCTGATTCCAGCAAGTTTCTATGA
- the LOC123226007 gene encoding zinc finger CCCH domain-containing protein 49-like, whose amino-acid sequence MAHRFLRDHQADGWERSDFPIICESCLGDNPYVRMTKADYDKECKICTRPFTVFRWRPGRDARFKKSEICQTCSKLKNVCQVCLLDLEYGLPVQVRDTALSINSNDAIPKSDVNREFFAEEHDRRARAGIDYESSYGKARPNDTILKLQRTQPYYKRNRAHVCSFYVRGECTRGAECPYRHEMPITGELSQQNIKDRYYGVNDPVALKLLNKAGEMPSLEPPEDESIKTLYVGGVDARVTEQDLRDNFYAHGEIESIKMHPQKAFAFVTYTTREGAEKAAEELSNKLVIKGLRLKLMWGKPQTQRPESEGSDEARQQAVAHSGMLPRSLISQQQNQYQQPGTQDQAAPTPYFNIPPPPQQERAYYPSMDPQRMGALVPSGEGETKSGPEKQQQGQHYNYPPIPPPHGQYHQHLYPPYGYMPPVAPYQHYPPYQSSMAQPNAPPMTQQYQQSAPPWPAPPPSESAPSTSTPSGAPAPQGSSQ is encoded by the exons ATGGCGCACCGATTTTTGAGAGATCACCAAGCTGATGGATGGGAACGTTCTGACTTTCCTATCATCTGTGAGTCATGTCTCGGCGACAATCCGTATGTGCGAATG ACAAAAGCAGACTATGATAAGGAGTGTAAAATTTGCACACGGCCGTTTACGGTTTTTAGGTGGAGGCCTGGTCGTGATGCAAGGTTTAAGAAGAGTGAGATTTGCCAGACATGCAGTAAGTTGAAAAATGTTTGTCAAGTATGTCTTCTGGATCTGGAATATGGATTGCCTGTTCAGGTTCGTGATACTGCTCTCAGCATCAATTCAAATGACGCCATTCCGAAGAGTGACGTGAACAGGGAATTCTTTGCCGAGGAGCATGATCGGAGG GCTAGGGCTGGTATCGACTATGAATCCTCATATGGGAAGGCACGTCCAAATGATACCATCCTGAAGCTTCAAAGAACACAACCTTACTACAAGCGCAACAGAGCGCATGTATGCAGTTTTTATGTTCGTGGGGAATGCACAAGAGGTGCTGAGTGCCCATATAGGCATGAAATGCCTATAACTGGAGAGTTGTCGCAGCAAAATATTAAAGATCGTTATTATGG AGTGAATGACCCAGTTGCACTAAAGCTACTCAATAAGGCTGGCGAAATGCCTTCTCTGGAACCCCCTGAGGATGAAAGCATCAAAACTCTTTATGTGGGTGGAGTTGATGCAAGGGTCACTGAACAAGATCTGAGGGATAACTTTTATGCCCATGGTGAAATTGAATCCATAAAGATGCATCCACAAAAAGCATTTGCTTTTGTAACCTACACAACACGAGAAGGTGCAGAGAAGGCTGCTGAAGAGCTGTCAAACAAACTAGTTATAAAGGGTCTGAGGCTGAAGCTGATGTGGGGAAAACCCCAGACACAAAGACCTGAATCAGAAGGTTCAGATGAAGCAAGGCAGCAGGCTGTGGCTCATAGTGGGATGTTGCCCCGTTCACTTATATCTCAGCAGCAAAATCAATATCAACAGCCTGGTACTCAGGACCAAGCTGCACCAACGCCTTACTTTAATATTCCTCCTCCACCTCAGCAGGAAAGAGCCTATTATCCATCCATGGATCCTCAAAGAATGGGTGCACTTGTTCCATCTGGAGAAGGGGAGACCAAGTCCGGTCCAGAGAAGCAGCAACAAGGACAGCATTATAATTATCCACCCATTCCGCCTCCTCATGGGCAATACCACCAACATCTTTATCCCCCTTATGGATACATGCCTCCAGTGGCACCATATCAACATTACCCTCCATATCAGTCATCAATGGCCCAGCCAAATGCCCCACCAATGACACAGCAGTATCAGCAATCTGCTCCCCCTTGGCCTGCACCCCCACCATCAGAATCTGCACCCTCAACATCAACCCCTTCAGGAGCTCCTGCACCACAGGGATCATCGCAGTAA